In one window of Clarias gariepinus isolate MV-2021 ecotype Netherlands chromosome 10, CGAR_prim_01v2, whole genome shotgun sequence DNA:
- the LOC128532204 gene encoding centrosomal protein of 41 kDa-like, whose amino-acid sequence MERLEEIRRNYRYKKDEVFKRLKVSTFAQMVLQVASVSDLNESITDNVSRPKDVSKSASGDRLPEHTDGSAHSSPQLVTLADGKESSDMAFSPRSTLQSVISGVGELDLDKEVVRSMTPPPPSVPCAAQRPYPDCPYLLLDVRDRELYEQCHIISAHSYPYTMLLRTMNPYTKEVLSYRNVQGKIIILYDEDERIASQAATTMCRRGFENLFMLSGGLKVIAQKFPEGMTTGSFPTTCLMSLTGHLRRKLAALHRTPQPAENKWRFTSEDLNKVQHYLEEVLIPSSETSSRLSSRMSTSSSNTKVSSALNSRHNSGSAQSHSRRPWR is encoded by the exons ATGGAACGCCTGGAGGAGATCAGGAGAA ATTACAGATATAAAAAGGACGAGGTCTTTAAGAGACTCAAAGTCTCGACGTTCGCTCAGATG GTGCTCCAAGTGGCCTCGGTGTCGGACCTGAACGAGAGCATCACAGACAACGTTTCTAGACCTAAAG ATGTTTCCAAGTCAGCATCAGGAGATCGTTTGCCAGAGCACACAGACGGTTCGGCCCACTCCAGCCCTCAACTTGTCACGCTGGCTGACGGCAAAGAGTCGAGCGACATGGCATTTTCCCCCAGATCCACACTTCAGAG TGTGATCAGTGGTGTAGGAGAGCTGGATCTGGATAAGGAGGTGGTAAGGAGCATGACCCCGCCCCCTCCGAGCGTCCCGTGTGCTGCCCAGCGCCCGTACCCGGACTGCCCCTACCTGCTGCTCGACGTCCGAGACCGAGAGCTGTACGAGCAGTGCCACATCATCAGCG caCACAGTTATCCTTACACAATGCTCTTAAGGACGATGAATCCTTACACCAAGGAAGTGCTTTCATAT AGAAACGTTCAGGGGAAGATCATCATCTTGTACGATGAGGACGAGAGAATAGCGAGCCAGGCGGCCACGACCATGTGCAGGAGGGGCTTTGAGAATCTTTTTATGCTTTCCGGAG GCTTGAAAGTAATCGCGCAGAAGTTCCCAGAAGGAATGACCACCGGCTCTTTTCCCACCACCTGTCTCATGTCCCTGACAGGACACTTGCGCCGGAAGCTCGCCGCACTCCATCGGACGCCGCAGCCCGCAGAAAACAAATGGCGTTTTACATCCGAGGACCTCAACAAGGTTCAGCACTACCTGGAAGAGGTCCTGATTCCCTCTAGTGAGACCAGCA GTCGTCTGAGCAGCAGGATGTCCACCAGCAGCTCTAACACGAAAGTCTCCAGTGCCCTGAATAGTCGACATAACTCGGGGAGCGCCCAGTCACACAGCAGGCGGCCCTGGAGATGa
- the LOC128531714 gene encoding carboxypeptidase A1-like, whose product MVQEYKRTLVLGGRTSARKMRGLWVLLALFVAVFGKETFEGHQVLRITALNEAQLDLLKELHDKEQLGLDFWMEPSDVSLPIDVRVPFHSLQDIRAFLMYHEIYYDIMIQDLQDVLDEEQREMLRAKSLQSRSTDDFNYASYHTLNEINSFIDQLVQENPGFVSKIVIGQSYEGRPLNILKFSTGANRPGLWIDTGIHSREWVTQASGIWFSKKIVTDYGRDAELTDILNKYDIFLEIVTNPDGFQFTHTSNRMWRKTRKPNPGSSCVGVDPNRNWDAGFGGPGASSTPCSETYRGPRAHSEPEVKAIVDFVKSHGNIKAFVSIHSYSQMLLYPYGYTKTPCKDQAELHELARKAITELSSLYNTQYRYGSIITTIYQASGGTVDWTYDQGIKYSYTFELRDTGRYGFVLPANQIIPTAQETWLALMTIMKHAKNNPY is encoded by the exons ACACCAGGTCCTTCGGATCACTGCTTTAAATGAGGCCCAGCTCGATCTCCTGAAGGAACTCCACGACAAGGAGCAGCTTGGG ctggaTTTCTGGATGGAACCCTCCGACGTGTCGCTGCCTATCGATGTCCGTGTTCCCTTCCACAGCCTGCAGGACATCAGGGCGTTCCTGATGTACCATGAGATCTATTACGATATCATGATCCAGGATCTTCAG GATGTTCTCGATGAAGAGCAGCGTGAGATGTTGAGAGCCAAGTCTCTCCAGTCGAGAAGCACTGATGATTTCAACTACGCCAGCTACCACACGCTTAACGAG ATCAACAGCTTCATTGACCAGTTGGTGCAGGAGAACCCTGGTTTCGTTAGCAAGATCGTGATTGGACAGAGTTACGAGGGACGTCCGCTAAACATCCTGAAA TTTAGCACTGGTGCTAACCGACCTGGCCTCTGGATCGACACTGGAATCCACTCCAGAGAATGGGTGACCCAAGCTAGTGGAATCTGGTTCTCTAAAAAG atcgTGACGGATTACGGACGTGACGCAGAGCTGACCGACATCCTCAACAAGTACGACATTTTCCTGGAGATCGTCACCAATCCCGATGGATTTCAGTTCACCCACACGAGT AACCGTATGTGGCGCAAGACAAGGAAGCCCAATCCTGGATCTAGCTGCGTTGGAGTCGATCCTAACAGGAACTGGGATGCTGGATTTGGAG gtcCGGGTGCGAGCAGTACCCCTTGCTCAGAGACGTACCGTGGACCACGTGCTCACTCTGAGCCTGAGGTCAAGGCCATCGTGGACTTTGTTAAGTCTCATGGCAACATCAAAGCCTTTGTGTCCATCCACAGTTACTCTCAGATGCTCCTCTACCCGTACGGCTACACCAAAACTCCCTGCAAGGACCAGGCTGAGTTG caTGAGCTCGCAAGAAAGGCCATCACGGAGCTGAGCAGTCTGTATAACACTCAGTACAGATATGGCAGCATCATCACTACCATCT ACCAAGCGAGCGGTGGCACCGTTGACTGGACCTACGATCAAGGCATCAAGTACTCCTATACCTTTGAGCTGAGAGACACTGGACGATATGGATTCGTCCTGCCAGCCAATCAGATCATCCCGACTGCTCAGGAGACCTGGTTGGCTCTCATGACCATCATGAAGCATGCCAAGAACAACCCGTACTAA